One genomic segment of Cygnus olor isolate bCygOlo1 chromosome 20, bCygOlo1.pri.v2, whole genome shotgun sequence includes these proteins:
- the CORO6 gene encoding coronin-6 isoform X4 has product MSRRVVRQSKFRHVFGQPVKADQMYEDIRVSKVTWDSSFCAVNPKFLAIIVESGGGGAFIVLPLAKTGRVDKNHPLVTGHTAPVLDIDWCPHNDNVIASASEDTTVMVWQIPDYVPVRSITEPVVTLEGHSKRVGIISWHPTARNVLLSAGCDNLVILWNVGTGEMLLALEDMHTDLIYNVGWNRNGSLLVTTCKDKKVRVIDPRKQQIVAEKDKPHDGARPIRAIFMADGKIFTTGFSKMSERQLGLWDLERFAPHEGLRPVRAIFTREGHIFTTGFTRMSQRELGLWDPSNFEEPIALQEMDTSNGVLLPFYDADSSIVYLCGKGDSSIRYFEITDEAPYVHYLNTYSSKEPQRGMGFMPKRGLDVSKCEIARFFKLHERKCEPIVMTVPRKSDLFQDDLYPDTPGPEPALEADEWLSGKDAEPILISLRDGYVPVKNRELKVVKKNILDNRPPPGPRRSHSTSNADISSPTLEEVLEEIRALKEMVQVQEKRISDLEHKLCQFTNGTD; this is encoded by the exons ATGAGCCGCCGCGTGGTGCGCCAGAGCAAGTTCCGGCACGTCTTCGGGCAGCCGGTGAAGGCCGACCAGATGTACGAGGACATCCGCGTCTCCAAGGTGACGTGGGACAGCTCCTTCTGCGCCGTCAACCCCAAGTTCTTGGCCATCATCGTGGAGtccggcggcgggggggcctTCATCGTCCTGCCCCTCGCCAAG ACGGGGCGCGTGGACAAGAACCACCCGCTGGTGACGGGGCACACGGCGCCCGTGCTGGACATCGACTGGTGCCCCCACAACGACAACGTCATCGCCAGCGCCTCTGAGGACACCACCGTCATG GTGTGGCAGATCCCCGACTACGTGCCCGTGCGCAGCATCACGGAGCCGGTGGTGACGCTGGAGGGGCACTCCAAGCGGGTGGGCATCATCTCGTGGCACCCCACGGCGCGCAACGTCCTGCTGAGCGCAG GCTGCGACAACCTGGTGATCCTCTGGAACGTGGGCACGGGGGAGATGCTGCTGGCGCTGGAGGACATGCACACCGACCTCATCTACAACGTGGGCTGGAACCGCAACGGCAGCCTCCTGGTCACCACCTGCAAGGACAAGAAGGTCCGCGTCATCGACCCCCGCAAGCAGCAGATCGTGGCG GAGAAAGACAAACCGCACGACGGCGCCCGCCCCATCCGCGCCATCTTCATGGCCGATGGCAAGATCTTCACCACCGGCTTCAGCAAGATGAGCGAGCGGCAGCTGGGCCTCTGGGACCTG GAGAGGTTTGCCCCCCACGAAGGGCTGAGGCCCGTGCGGGCCATCTTCACGCGGGAAGGACACATCTTTACCACGGGCTTCACCAGGATGAGCCAGCGGGAGCTGGGCTTGTGGGACCCG AGTAACTTCGAGGAGCCCATCGCCCTGCAGGAGATGGACACCAGCAACGGGGTCCTGCTGCCCTTCTACGACGCCGACTCCAGCATCGTCTACCTGTGCGGAAAG GGGGACAGCAGCATCCGGTACTTCGAGATCACGGACGAGGCGCCCTACGTGCACTACCTGAACACCTACAGCAGCAAGGAGCCGCAGCGGGGCATGGGCTTCATGCCCAAGCGCGGGCTGGACGTCAGCAAGTGCGAGATCGCCAG GTTCTTCAAGCTGCACGAGCGCAAGTGCGAGCCCATCGTCATGACGGTGCCGCGCAAG TCAGACCTCTTCCAGGACGACCTGTACCCCGACACCCCGGGCCCCGAGCCGGCCCTGGAGGCGGACGAGTGGCTGTCGGGGAAGGACGCGGAGCCCATCCTCATCTCGCTGCGGGACGGCTACGTCCCCGTCAAGAACCGGGAGCTGAAGGTGGTCAAGAAGAACATCCTGGACAACaggccccccccgggcccccgcCGCAGCCACTCCACCTCCAACGCCGACATCTCC TCGCCCACCCTGGAAGAGGTGCTGGAGGAGATCCGTGCCCTGAAGGAGATGGTGCAGGTGCAGGAGAAGCGCATCTCCGACCTGGAGCACAAACTCTGCCAGTTCACCAACGGCACGGACTAG
- the CORO6 gene encoding coronin-6 isoform X3, with product MSRRVVRQSKFRHVFGQPVKADQMYEDIRVSKVTWDSSFCAVNPKFLAIIVESGGGGAFIVLPLAKTGRVDKNHPLVTGHTAPVLDIDWCPHNDNVIASASEDTTVMVWQIPDYVPVRSITEPVVTLEGHSKRVGIISWHPTARNVLLSAGCDNLVILWNVGTGEMLLALEDMHTDLIYNVGWNRNGSLLVTTCKDKKVRVIDPRKQQIVASNFEEPIALQEMDTSNGVLLPFYDADSSIVYLCGKGDSSIRYFEITDEAPYVHYLNTYSSKEPQRGMGFMPKRGLDVSKCEIARFFKLHERKCEPIVMTVPRKSDLFQDDLYPDTPGPEPALEADEWLSGKDAEPILISLRDGYVPVKNRELKVVKKNILDNRPPPGPRRSHSTSNADISSPTLEEVLEEIRALKEMVQVQEKRISDLEHKLCQFTNGTD from the exons ATGAGCCGCCGCGTGGTGCGCCAGAGCAAGTTCCGGCACGTCTTCGGGCAGCCGGTGAAGGCCGACCAGATGTACGAGGACATCCGCGTCTCCAAGGTGACGTGGGACAGCTCCTTCTGCGCCGTCAACCCCAAGTTCTTGGCCATCATCGTGGAGtccggcggcgggggggcctTCATCGTCCTGCCCCTCGCCAAG ACGGGGCGCGTGGACAAGAACCACCCGCTGGTGACGGGGCACACGGCGCCCGTGCTGGACATCGACTGGTGCCCCCACAACGACAACGTCATCGCCAGCGCCTCTGAGGACACCACCGTCATG GTGTGGCAGATCCCCGACTACGTGCCCGTGCGCAGCATCACGGAGCCGGTGGTGACGCTGGAGGGGCACTCCAAGCGGGTGGGCATCATCTCGTGGCACCCCACGGCGCGCAACGTCCTGCTGAGCGCAG GCTGCGACAACCTGGTGATCCTCTGGAACGTGGGCACGGGGGAGATGCTGCTGGCGCTGGAGGACATGCACACCGACCTCATCTACAACGTGGGCTGGAACCGCAACGGCAGCCTCCTGGTCACCACCTGCAAGGACAAGAAGGTCCGCGTCATCGACCCCCGCAAGCAGCAGATCGTGGCG AGTAACTTCGAGGAGCCCATCGCCCTGCAGGAGATGGACACCAGCAACGGGGTCCTGCTGCCCTTCTACGACGCCGACTCCAGCATCGTCTACCTGTGCGGAAAG GGGGACAGCAGCATCCGGTACTTCGAGATCACGGACGAGGCGCCCTACGTGCACTACCTGAACACCTACAGCAGCAAGGAGCCGCAGCGGGGCATGGGCTTCATGCCCAAGCGCGGGCTGGACGTCAGCAAGTGCGAGATCGCCAG GTTCTTCAAGCTGCACGAGCGCAAGTGCGAGCCCATCGTCATGACGGTGCCGCGCAAG TCAGACCTCTTCCAGGACGACCTGTACCCCGACACCCCGGGCCCCGAGCCGGCCCTGGAGGCGGACGAGTGGCTGTCGGGGAAGGACGCGGAGCCCATCCTCATCTCGCTGCGGGACGGCTACGTCCCCGTCAAGAACCGGGAGCTGAAGGTGGTCAAGAAGAACATCCTGGACAACaggccccccccgggcccccgcCGCAGCCACTCCACCTCCAACGCCGACATCTCC TCGCCCACCCTGGAAGAGGTGCTGGAGGAGATCCGTGCCCTGAAGGAGATGGTGCAGGTGCAGGAGAAGCGCATCTCCGACCTGGAGCACAAACTCTGCCAGTTCACCAACGGCACGGACTAG
- the CORO6 gene encoding coronin-6 isoform X1: MSRRVVRQSKFRHVFGQPVKADQMYEDIRVSKVTWDSSFCAVNPKFLAIIVESGGGGAFIVLPLAKTGRVDKNHPLVTGHTAPVLDIDWCPHNDNVIASASEDTTVMVWQIPDYVPVRSITEPVVTLEGHSKRVGIISWHPTARNVLLSAGCDNLVILWNVGTGEMLLALEDMHTDLIYNVGWNRNGSLLVTTCKDKKVRVIDPRKQQIVAEKDKPHDGARPIRAIFMADGKIFTTGFSKMSERQLGLWDLSNFEEPIALQEMDTSNGVLLPFYDADSSIVYLCGKGDSSIRYFEITDEAPYVHYLNTYSSKEPQRGMGFMPKRGLDVSKCEIARFFKLHERKCEPIVMTVPRKSDLFQDDLYPDTPGPEPALEADEWLSGKDAEPILISLRDGYVPVKNRELKVVKKNILDNRPPPGPRRSHSTSNADISSPTLEEVLEEIRALKEMVQVQEKRISDLEHKLCQFTNGTD; the protein is encoded by the exons ATGAGCCGCCGCGTGGTGCGCCAGAGCAAGTTCCGGCACGTCTTCGGGCAGCCGGTGAAGGCCGACCAGATGTACGAGGACATCCGCGTCTCCAAGGTGACGTGGGACAGCTCCTTCTGCGCCGTCAACCCCAAGTTCTTGGCCATCATCGTGGAGtccggcggcgggggggcctTCATCGTCCTGCCCCTCGCCAAG ACGGGGCGCGTGGACAAGAACCACCCGCTGGTGACGGGGCACACGGCGCCCGTGCTGGACATCGACTGGTGCCCCCACAACGACAACGTCATCGCCAGCGCCTCTGAGGACACCACCGTCATG GTGTGGCAGATCCCCGACTACGTGCCCGTGCGCAGCATCACGGAGCCGGTGGTGACGCTGGAGGGGCACTCCAAGCGGGTGGGCATCATCTCGTGGCACCCCACGGCGCGCAACGTCCTGCTGAGCGCAG GCTGCGACAACCTGGTGATCCTCTGGAACGTGGGCACGGGGGAGATGCTGCTGGCGCTGGAGGACATGCACACCGACCTCATCTACAACGTGGGCTGGAACCGCAACGGCAGCCTCCTGGTCACCACCTGCAAGGACAAGAAGGTCCGCGTCATCGACCCCCGCAAGCAGCAGATCGTGGCG GAGAAAGACAAACCGCACGACGGCGCCCGCCCCATCCGCGCCATCTTCATGGCCGATGGCAAGATCTTCACCACCGGCTTCAGCAAGATGAGCGAGCGGCAGCTGGGCCTCTGGGACCTG AGTAACTTCGAGGAGCCCATCGCCCTGCAGGAGATGGACACCAGCAACGGGGTCCTGCTGCCCTTCTACGACGCCGACTCCAGCATCGTCTACCTGTGCGGAAAG GGGGACAGCAGCATCCGGTACTTCGAGATCACGGACGAGGCGCCCTACGTGCACTACCTGAACACCTACAGCAGCAAGGAGCCGCAGCGGGGCATGGGCTTCATGCCCAAGCGCGGGCTGGACGTCAGCAAGTGCGAGATCGCCAG GTTCTTCAAGCTGCACGAGCGCAAGTGCGAGCCCATCGTCATGACGGTGCCGCGCAAG TCAGACCTCTTCCAGGACGACCTGTACCCCGACACCCCGGGCCCCGAGCCGGCCCTGGAGGCGGACGAGTGGCTGTCGGGGAAGGACGCGGAGCCCATCCTCATCTCGCTGCGGGACGGCTACGTCCCCGTCAAGAACCGGGAGCTGAAGGTGGTCAAGAAGAACATCCTGGACAACaggccccccccgggcccccgcCGCAGCCACTCCACCTCCAACGCCGACATCTCC TCGCCCACCCTGGAAGAGGTGCTGGAGGAGATCCGTGCCCTGAAGGAGATGGTGCAGGTGCAGGAGAAGCGCATCTCCGACCTGGAGCACAAACTCTGCCAGTTCACCAACGGCACGGACTAG
- the CORO6 gene encoding coronin-6 isoform X2: MSRRVVRQSKFRHVFGQPVKADQMYEDIRVSKVTWDSSFCAVNPKFLAIIVESGGGGAFIVLPLAKTGRVDKNHPLVTGHTAPVLDIDWCPHNDNVIASASEDTTVMVWQIPDYVPVRSITEPVVTLEGHSKRVGIISWHPTARNVLLSAGCDNLVILWNVGTGEMLLALEDMHTDLIYNVGWNRNGSLLVTTCKDKKVRVIDPRKQQIVAERFAPHEGLRPVRAIFTREGHIFTTGFTRMSQRELGLWDPSNFEEPIALQEMDTSNGVLLPFYDADSSIVYLCGKGDSSIRYFEITDEAPYVHYLNTYSSKEPQRGMGFMPKRGLDVSKCEIARFFKLHERKCEPIVMTVPRKSDLFQDDLYPDTPGPEPALEADEWLSGKDAEPILISLRDGYVPVKNRELKVVKKNILDNRPPPGPRRSHSTSNADISSPTLEEVLEEIRALKEMVQVQEKRISDLEHKLCQFTNGTD; the protein is encoded by the exons ATGAGCCGCCGCGTGGTGCGCCAGAGCAAGTTCCGGCACGTCTTCGGGCAGCCGGTGAAGGCCGACCAGATGTACGAGGACATCCGCGTCTCCAAGGTGACGTGGGACAGCTCCTTCTGCGCCGTCAACCCCAAGTTCTTGGCCATCATCGTGGAGtccggcggcgggggggcctTCATCGTCCTGCCCCTCGCCAAG ACGGGGCGCGTGGACAAGAACCACCCGCTGGTGACGGGGCACACGGCGCCCGTGCTGGACATCGACTGGTGCCCCCACAACGACAACGTCATCGCCAGCGCCTCTGAGGACACCACCGTCATG GTGTGGCAGATCCCCGACTACGTGCCCGTGCGCAGCATCACGGAGCCGGTGGTGACGCTGGAGGGGCACTCCAAGCGGGTGGGCATCATCTCGTGGCACCCCACGGCGCGCAACGTCCTGCTGAGCGCAG GCTGCGACAACCTGGTGATCCTCTGGAACGTGGGCACGGGGGAGATGCTGCTGGCGCTGGAGGACATGCACACCGACCTCATCTACAACGTGGGCTGGAACCGCAACGGCAGCCTCCTGGTCACCACCTGCAAGGACAAGAAGGTCCGCGTCATCGACCCCCGCAAGCAGCAGATCGTGGCG GAGAGGTTTGCCCCCCACGAAGGGCTGAGGCCCGTGCGGGCCATCTTCACGCGGGAAGGACACATCTTTACCACGGGCTTCACCAGGATGAGCCAGCGGGAGCTGGGCTTGTGGGACCCG AGTAACTTCGAGGAGCCCATCGCCCTGCAGGAGATGGACACCAGCAACGGGGTCCTGCTGCCCTTCTACGACGCCGACTCCAGCATCGTCTACCTGTGCGGAAAG GGGGACAGCAGCATCCGGTACTTCGAGATCACGGACGAGGCGCCCTACGTGCACTACCTGAACACCTACAGCAGCAAGGAGCCGCAGCGGGGCATGGGCTTCATGCCCAAGCGCGGGCTGGACGTCAGCAAGTGCGAGATCGCCAG GTTCTTCAAGCTGCACGAGCGCAAGTGCGAGCCCATCGTCATGACGGTGCCGCGCAAG TCAGACCTCTTCCAGGACGACCTGTACCCCGACACCCCGGGCCCCGAGCCGGCCCTGGAGGCGGACGAGTGGCTGTCGGGGAAGGACGCGGAGCCCATCCTCATCTCGCTGCGGGACGGCTACGTCCCCGTCAAGAACCGGGAGCTGAAGGTGGTCAAGAAGAACATCCTGGACAACaggccccccccgggcccccgcCGCAGCCACTCCACCTCCAACGCCGACATCTCC TCGCCCACCCTGGAAGAGGTGCTGGAGGAGATCCGTGCCCTGAAGGAGATGGTGCAGGTGCAGGAGAAGCGCATCTCCGACCTGGAGCACAAACTCTGCCAGTTCACCAACGGCACGGACTAG